CTGAAATACACAAGGTTCCTGAAACTATCATCTCGCGCTGTCAAAAGTTTGATTTTAGGAGAGTAGGACTAGAAACACTGGTTCAGTATTTATCAAAAGTTGCCCAGAATGAAAACATCAACATTAACGCACCTGGTATTTGGGCGATCGTCAAGTCTTGTGGAGGTTTTATTCGCAACTGTCTTGTATTGCTCGATCAATTGAGCAACCTGGGAGTAGATGAAATCACACCAAACTGGGTTTGGGAATTATCAGGTGTCGTTCCCGAACACGATCTACTTACCCTAACCGAAAATCTTGCTAAAGGGGAGGTAACAGCTAACTTACAAATCCTCCAAGACTTAATAGAGTATGGGAAAAACCCATTCGTCATATACTCAAGTTTAACTGGGTTTCTCAAAGACCTGCTAGTGGCTAAAACTGCCCCTGATAATAGACAAATTACTCAACTGGAGGAAGAAACTTGGCAGGAACTCGTTACTATTTCTCAGATGTGGGAACTAACCCAGATTCAGGCAAGTATTGCCCTATTAATGTCAAGACAACAGTTAATGCGTGACTCGGAGGCAGCTAAACTTTGGTTGGAAGCGACACTCATTGAGTTAAGCAATATCAAAGAAGAAAAACAACCTTGGACTAATTGGAAAACAATCCAAGATGCTATAAATTGGGGTAAGGAACAACTCCCACATTTATCCCAATCTGAACTCGAAAGACACTGGAACAATCTTACTCCCATTAAAGGTAAAAAAGCACCTGCATGGGTACAAATGGTACAAGAGCTTCAGATGAAGTCTCAATTACAAACTGCCTAATTCAAATGTTCGTCACTTTGTAAAAACACTTACTTTCCCCAATAAAAACTTTGGGGAAAGATTTTTTCAGCCTTATTCAAAAATTACATTAAATATAATACACTTGCATCTACAGCAATATCTACCTTGTGCAGTAAGCCTCAATATTAATAAAGACTGCCCTGACTGAGAAGCAAAAAATTAAGATATCAAGTAATACCACAAGAAAATTTAACAACTGGCATTCTGGAAGTATCTGATTAAAATTATGCCAGTTGAAGCAATTAGCCTTCGTACAGGACTTGAATTACCAGCAGCGAGCAGACATTTGTGCAATTCTCTTAACCTCGCACAGGTGCTTTGCGGGCAACATGAACAGCAGAAAGAAACTCAAGTTGTACGCTATCTCCAAATTTTTCTAGCTTCTGACGCAATCCTGCAAATAGTAACTCTTTGGCTTGTGGCTCTAGTCTCCGCAAGGTACTCAAAAGCTTGAGATAGTCATCAATGCTATAGGTGACTTCACACGCAGTTTGCTCGACAACCAACTCTTGAAAACAATTGGAGTCTAAAATCTCTTGTTCAAACCC
This window of the Nostoc sp. C052 genome carries:
- the dnaX gene encoding DNA polymerase III subunit gamma/tau; its protein translation is MYQPLHLKYRPQTLSEVMGQEHIVRTLINAILPGGSHSTIAKRPPSPKGDAQGTAIALQKIAPAYLFNGPKGTGKTSTARIIAKSLNCQSTQEPTTKPCGECNSCKGITASSSLDVTELDAASNSGVETIRELISTTQFAPVEGRYKIFIIDECHALSSQSWQAFLKTIENPPRHVVFIFCTTEIHKVPETIISRCQKFDFRRVGLETLVQYLSKVAQNENININAPGIWAIVKSCGGFIRNCLVLLDQLSNLGVDEITPNWVWELSGVVPEHDLLTLTENLAKGEVTANLQILQDLIEYGKNPFVIYSSLTGFLKDLLVAKTAPDNRQITQLEEETWQELVTISQMWELTQIQASIALLMSRQQLMRDSEAAKLWLEATLIELSNIKEEKQPWTNWKTIQDAINWGKEQLPHLSQSELERHWNNLTPIKGKKAPAWVQMVQELQMKSQLQTA